The Erpetoichthys calabaricus chromosome 13, fErpCal1.3, whole genome shotgun sequence genome has a window encoding:
- the dek gene encoding protein DEK, protein MSSVEDEQLSTETENTKSKLNPMGKNNETDEDIEEDEEEEEEEDDDDKKEESLIIEGKREKKKVERLAFQMTMPVREPLSVEEGKGQKLGEIEWIYILISKTKTDDLRPLHKLLFNRPGTAANVKRNIRLFSGFPFEEGSDQYKKKHEVLKKYKNAILRTICGVLGLEKSGKHEEIVVRILNFLMEPKDLKKSLPKSMKRHQKGEKRKSTSAGSAKKSKSKGKRSAEILIDESSSEDEDKSKKRSSGESEEEEVKEPPKKKVKKEKVQPKGKKQNTKPSNVKKADSSTTKKGQSNNKQESESDSSDDEPLIKMLKIPPSDDDLRTTVKILLEDVNLEEVTMKQVCKKVYEKYPDHNLTNRKEFIKKTVKELIS, encoded by the exons ATGTCTAGTGTGGAAGATGAGCAGTTGAGTACTGAAACGGAGAATACCAAGAGCAAGCTGAACCCCATGGGGAAGAACAATGAAACTGATGAAGACATcgaggaagatgaagaagaggaggaggaggaggatgatgacgACAAGAAAG aGGAAAGTCTTATAATTGAaggcaaaagagaaaagaaaaaagtagagAGACTGGCATTCCAGATGACAATGCCTGTTAGGGAGCCTCTTTCTGTTGAGGAAG gAAAAGGACAGAAACTTGGTGAAATAGAGtggatatatatattaataagcaAGACAAAAACTGATGATTTAAGACCCTTGCATAAACTCCTTTTTAATCGGCCTGGAACG GCGGCAAATGTCAAGAGAAATATCCGACTTTTTAGTGGATTTCCATTTGAAGAAGGCAGTGACCAGTATAAAAAGAAACATGAAGTTCTTAAAAA gtATAAAAATGCCATATTGAGAACAATCTGTGGAGTTCTTGGTCTGGAAAAGTCTGGCAAACATGAGGAAATTGTTGTaagaattttaaattttctaatgGAGCCAAAAGATTTGAAAAAG tcCTTGCCAAAGTCAATGAAAAGGCACCAGAAAGGTGAGAAGAGAAAGAGTACATCCGCTGGGTCTGcaaagaaatcaaagtcaaagggcAAGAGATCTGCAGAGATACTAATAGATGAATCAAGCAGTGAAGACGAAGATAAAAGCAAAAAGCGTTCTTCTGGGGAAAGTGAAGAAGAGGAAGTTAAAGAG ccaccaaaaaagaaagtaaagaaagaaaaggtacAACCAAAAGGAAAGAAACAGAATACTAAGCCTTCAAATGTCAAGAAAGCAGACAGCAGTACCaccaagaaagggcagagcaataACAAACAAG AAAGTGAAAGTGACAGCTCCGATGATGAACCACTTatcaaaatgttgaaaatacCACCTTCTGATGATGATCTGCGAACTACAGTAAAAATATTGTTAGAAGATGTCAACCTGGAGGAAGTAACAATGAAACAAGTTTGCAAGAAA GTCTATGAAAAGTATCCAGATCATAACCTGACAAACAggaaagaatttattaaaaagacaGTAAAAGAG ttaatTTCATGA